A window from Anaerolineae bacterium encodes these proteins:
- a CDS encoding fumarate hydratase C-terminal domain-containing protein — protein sequence PEAMWVIRVEDFPVVVTMDSHGESIHQQIETKSGEKLTELIGI from the coding sequence CCGGAGGCCATGTGGGTCATTCGCGTGGAAGACTTCCCGGTGGTGGTCACTATGGACAGCCACGGCGAGAGTATTCACCAGCAAATTGAGACCAAGTCGGGGGAGAAATTGACCGAACTGATCGGTATTTAG
- a CDS encoding IclR family transcriptional regulator, producing the protein MKQSVRAVERALDILLCFSRQTPELTLTQIAEQVGLYKSTVHRLLATLEGKRFVQRDPDTGIYRPGIRLLRLVYLTLEHNDLRRLAAPFLLHLWEQQHETVDLAVLDDMDVIFLDVLESPQRVKLAAAIGQRLPAHATASGKAILAFMPEETGWRILKGGMSQFTQHTLCSSEVLFETLRHTREQGFALSLEEYEEGINAVAAPILDLNDQPIASVAIAGPAYRFNREQMIEIAPQILATARNIAQEVEMAAHPQTNTRS; encoded by the coding sequence TTGAAGCAATCAGTTCGTGCGGTGGAGCGGGCTTTAGATATTCTCTTGTGCTTCTCCAGGCAAACACCCGAGCTGACCCTGACCCAAATAGCCGAGCAAGTTGGGCTGTACAAAAGTACAGTGCATCGCTTGTTGGCCACATTAGAGGGAAAGCGTTTCGTACAACGAGACCCGGATACAGGCATTTACCGGCCAGGTATTCGCCTGCTCCGGCTGGTTTATCTTACGTTAGAGCACAACGACCTGCGCCGGCTGGCAGCTCCGTTTCTACTTCACTTGTGGGAGCAGCAGCACGAAACGGTTGATCTGGCCGTGTTGGATGATATGGATGTTATTTTTCTGGATGTGCTCGAAAGTCCACAACGGGTCAAATTGGCTGCGGCCATTGGGCAGCGGCTTCCCGCCCATGCTACAGCCTCTGGCAAAGCCATCCTCGCGTTTATGCCCGAGGAGACAGGATGGCGTATTCTAAAGGGCGGTATGTCTCAATTTACTCAGCATACGCTTTGTTCATCAGAAGTATTGTTTGAAACCCTACGCCATACCCGAGAGCAGGGCTTTGCCCTCTCCTTGGAAGAATATGAGGAAGGGATTAACGCCGTCGCTGCCCCGATCCTCGATCTGAACGACCAGCCTATCGCGTCGGTCGCCATTGCTGGGCCTGCCTACCGGTTCAATCGAGAACAAATGATTGAAATCGCCCCTCAAATTCTGGCCACCGCTCGTAACATCGCCCAAGAGGTGGAGATGGCGGCGCATCCTCAGACAAATACAAGGTCATGA